The following are encoded together in the Lactuca sativa cultivar Salinas chromosome 1, Lsat_Salinas_v11, whole genome shotgun sequence genome:
- the LOC111916587 gene encoding receptor-like protein 38 translates to MSGTLPSCLGILSNSLIALYLKRNNFHGKMMNAFMSGSLLNHLDLSENRFIGQLPRSLMNCTHLEFLSLEDNSFHDVFPSWLGTLPRLQVLVLRSNKLHGPIDGSTAASSRFPMLRIIDLSNNRFSGQLDQNYFQTLHAMSSGNLGISSVMETNISSKHVKLDWAYSMTLTHKGVRIDYDLILTIDMSIDLSCNHFEGEIPQSLQHLRGLQSLNLSNNHFTGRVLPSLGHLKNLEALDLSRNHLSGEIPQQLVQLGFLSIFNVSFNRLQGRIPQGKQFDTFDNNSYIGNPRLCGRPLSKECQDHPNVSRLPPTSSVSESLFPTETIDWIIVFCGVGSGLVVGIAIGNNLHTRYSHQITKRKDTWVRPLRNTRRNQGIIIR, encoded by the coding sequence ATGAGTGGAACACTTCCTTCATGTTTAGGTATCTTAAGCAATTCGTTGATTGCTTTGTATCTGAAACGAAACAACTTCCATGGAAAAATGATGAATGCTTTTATGTCCGGAAGCCTGTTGAACCACCTTGATTTGAGCGAAAATAGATTCATCGGTCAACTGCCAAGATCACTGATGAATTGTACACACTTAGAGTTTCTCTCTCTTGAAGATAACTCTTTTCATGATGTCTTTCCTTCTTGGTTGGGAACTCTTCCCAGACTGCAAGTTCTGGTTTTGCGGTCCAACAAACTACATGGTCCAATTGACGGTTCCACTGCTGCTTCCTCACGGTTCCCTATGTTGCGGATCATAGACCTCTCTAACAACCGTTTCAGTGGTCAGTTGGACCAAAATTACTTTCAAACATTGCATGCCATGAGCTCTGGAAATCTTGGCATATCATCTGTTATGGAAACAAATATATCCTCCAAACATGTCAAATTAGATTGGGCATACTCAATGACATTAACACACAAAGGTGTCAGAATAGACTACGATCTAATTTTAACCATAGATATGTCCATTGATCTCTCTTGTAACCATTTTGAAGGAGAAATCCCACAATCACTCCAACATCTTCGAGGCCTTCAATCACTCAATCTTTCCAACAATCATTTTACTGGACGTGTCCTGCCATCTTTGGGGCACCTAAAGAATCTTGAAGCTTTGGATCTCTCTCGAAACCACCTATCTGGGGAAATTCCTCAACAGTTGGTGCAACTCGGTTTCCTTTCCATCTTCAATGTGTCATTCAACCGTCTACAGGGGCGCATACCACAAGGAAAACAGTttgatacatttgataacaactcCTACATCGGGAATCCCCGATTGTGTGGACGACCTTTATCCAAGGAATGTCAGGATCATCCAAATGTGTCAAGACTTCCACCAACAAGCAGTGTGTCTGAATCTCTCTTCCCAACCGAAACAATTGATTGGATCATCGTATTTTGTGGAGTTGGAAGTGGGTTGGTTGTTGGGATTGCTATCGGGAACAATCTTCATACAAGGTATAGTCATCAGATCACAAAGAGGAAGGACACATGGGTAAGGCCTCTTCGTAACACTAGGAGAAACCAAGGTATAATAATTCGTTAA